Proteins found in one Balearica regulorum gibbericeps isolate bBalReg1 chromosome 17, bBalReg1.pri, whole genome shotgun sequence genomic segment:
- the CRYBB2 gene encoding beta-crystallin B2 isoform X2: protein MMASEHQMPASKQQQASSKIAIFEQENFQGRCHELSGACPNLKEAGVDKVGSILVHSGPWVGYEQASCKGEQFVFEKGEYPRWDSWTNSRRSDSITSLRPIKVDSQEHKIVLYENPSFTGKKIEIIDDDVPSFHAHGYQEKVSSVRVQSGTWVGYQYPGYRGYQYLFEKGDYKDSSDFGAQHPQIQSVRRIRDMQWHQRGAYHPTN from the exons ATGATGGCTTCCGAGCACCAAATGCCAGCCTCCAAGCAGCAGCAAGCCAGCTCCAAG ATCGCCATCTTCGAGCAGGAGAACTTCCAGGGCCGCTGCCATGAGCTCAGCGGTGCCTGCCCCAACCTGAAGGAAGCCGGTGTGGACAAAGTGGGCTCCATCCTCGTGCACTCTGGACC CTGGGTGGGCTACGAGCAGGCAAGCTGCAAAGGGGAGCAGTTTGTGTTTGAGAAGGGGGAGTACCCCCGCTGGGACTCCTGGACCAACAGCCGGAGAAGCGACAGCATCACTTCCCTGAGACCCATCAAAGTG GACAGCCAGGAGCACAAGATCGTGCTGTACGAAAACCCCAGCTTCACCGGCAAGAAGATCGAAATCATAGACGACGATGTGCCCAGCTTCCACGCGCACGGCTACCAGGAGAAGGTCTCATCCGTGCGGGTGCAGAGTGGCAC gtgGGTGGGATACCAGTACCCTGGCTACAGGGGCTACCAGTACCTGTTTGAAAAGGGGGACTACAAGGACAGCTCAGACTTCGGCGctcagcacccccagatccAGTCGGTCAGGCGCATCCGGGACATGCAGTGGCACCAGCGCGGCGCCTACCACCCCACCAACTAG
- the CRYBB2 gene encoding beta-crystallin B2 isoform X1 — translation MMASEHQMPASKQQQASSKIAIFEQENFQGRCHELSGACPNLKEAGVDKVGSILVHSGPWVGYEQASCKGEQFVFEKGEYPRWDSWTNSRRSDSITSLRPIKVVRAPRQPLPTRQTKDSQEHKIVLYENPSFTGKKIEIIDDDVPSFHAHGYQEKVSSVRVQSGTWVGYQYPGYRGYQYLFEKGDYKDSSDFGAQHPQIQSVRRIRDMQWHQRGAYHPTN, via the exons ATGATGGCTTCCGAGCACCAAATGCCAGCCTCCAAGCAGCAGCAAGCCAGCTCCAAG ATCGCCATCTTCGAGCAGGAGAACTTCCAGGGCCGCTGCCATGAGCTCAGCGGTGCCTGCCCCAACCTGAAGGAAGCCGGTGTGGACAAAGTGGGCTCCATCCTCGTGCACTCTGGACC CTGGGTGGGCTACGAGCAGGCAAGCTGCAAAGGGGAGCAGTTTGTGTTTGAGAAGGGGGAGTACCCCCGCTGGGACTCCTGGACCAACAGCCGGAGAAGCGACAGCATCACTTCCCTGAGACCCATCAAAGTGGTGAGAGCACCCAGACAGCCACTACCCACCCGCCAGACCAAG GACAGCCAGGAGCACAAGATCGTGCTGTACGAAAACCCCAGCTTCACCGGCAAGAAGATCGAAATCATAGACGACGATGTGCCCAGCTTCCACGCGCACGGCTACCAGGAGAAGGTCTCATCCGTGCGGGTGCAGAGTGGCAC gtgGGTGGGATACCAGTACCCTGGCTACAGGGGCTACCAGTACCTGTTTGAAAAGGGGGACTACAAGGACAGCTCAGACTTCGGCGctcagcacccccagatccAGTCGGTCAGGCGCATCCGGGACATGCAGTGGCACCAGCGCGGCGCCTACCACCCCACCAACTAG